Proteins found in one Armatimonadota bacterium genomic segment:
- a CDS encoding alpha-N-arabinofuranosidase has product MWFMKGCVLAMTLLVFLSVRLQAQVARIEVDAGVEGTPISPLLWGIFFEEINHAGDGGIYAELVRNRSFEDAPVPRAWTLAEDGGGKSRIAIDTSHPLHARNTRSLHWEIDEGASRVSVMNEGYWGIAVQKGKRYRLSLYARRNERFRGQLTISLQGASGQVYAQHTVRGIGTDWKRFSATLTSRATDPKARLVITADSPGTVWLDMVSLMPEDTFKGRANGLRRDLAQMLADLKPSFLRFPGGCFVEGDRMSNALRWRETLGDIAERPSRWCVWGYTTTQGLGLHEYLQMSEDLGAEPLLVVNCGMACQYRNGDVAPMEQLDEWIEDALAAIEYAIGPPSSRWGALRAKNGHPKPFPLRFVEVGNENWGPAYEERYARFYDAIKARFPQIQIIANSPVRSRPMDVLDEHYYSSPEWFLSQANRYDRYDRSGAKIFVGEYAVTQGCGTGNLRAALAEAAFMTGIERNSDIVIMAAYAPLLVNVNARQWNPDLIGFDSSRVYGTPSYYVQKLFGNYRGTHALPLQVQAPAMAMTEQRGAIGLGTWATQAEYREVKVTHDGQTLFTADFTQGATGWRVVRGDWQAVEGSYRQNSLATDCRAVAGDASWTDYTLTLRARKLGGAEGFLILFRVRDDNNWYWWNLGGWGNSKHAVEKCVGGGKSIVSNEVPGSIETGRWYDIRIEVQGARIRCYLDGTLVHDFEDKSLPALYAVASRNRQTREVILKVVNVSDRAVETEIRLQGTRALQPSAKVVTLTSDSLDDENSLENPTRVAPVESSWRGITPQFRYTFPKHSLTVIVLKER; this is encoded by the coding sequence ATGTGGTTCATGAAGGGTTGCGTCCTCGCGATGACACTGCTTGTCTTCCTCTCGGTGCGCTTGCAGGCTCAGGTCGCCAGAATAGAAGTGGACGCGGGAGTAGAGGGTACGCCTATCAGCCCTCTGTTGTGGGGGATCTTCTTTGAGGAGATTAACCACGCAGGCGACGGGGGAATCTACGCCGAGCTGGTGCGTAACCGCTCCTTCGAGGATGCCCCTGTCCCGCGGGCATGGACACTCGCTGAAGACGGCGGGGGAAAGTCCCGCATTGCGATAGACACTTCCCACCCACTCCACGCCCGAAACACGCGCAGCCTGCACTGGGAGATCGATGAGGGCGCATCGAGAGTCAGCGTGATGAACGAGGGCTACTGGGGCATTGCGGTACAAAAGGGCAAGCGGTATCGCCTGTCTCTGTACGCCCGGAGGAACGAACGCTTTCGCGGACAGTTGACGATCAGTCTGCAGGGGGCAAGTGGTCAGGTGTACGCCCAGCACACCGTGCGGGGAATCGGTACAGACTGGAAACGATTCTCCGCGACGCTCACCTCCCGTGCGACCGACCCCAAAGCGCGACTGGTGATTACCGCCGACTCACCGGGCACTGTCTGGCTGGATATGGTCTCACTGATGCCGGAAGACACCTTCAAGGGACGTGCCAACGGTTTGCGCCGGGACCTGGCGCAGATGCTGGCGGACCTCAAGCCCTCTTTTCTGCGCTTCCCCGGCGGTTGTTTCGTGGAGGGCGATCGGATGAGCAACGCCCTGCGCTGGCGTGAGACACTGGGCGACATCGCCGAGCGTCCATCGCGCTGGTGCGTGTGGGGGTATACCACCACGCAGGGACTGGGCTTACACGAATACCTGCAGATGAGCGAAGACCTGGGCGCAGAACCGCTGCTGGTGGTCAACTGCGGGATGGCATGCCAGTATCGCAACGGCGACGTGGCGCCGATGGAACAGCTGGACGAGTGGATCGAAGATGCGCTGGCCGCCATCGAATACGCCATTGGACCTCCCAGCAGCCGGTGGGGGGCTCTGCGGGCGAAGAACGGACACCCCAAACCTTTCCCCCTGCGCTTTGTGGAGGTAGGCAACGAGAACTGGGGACCGGCGTATGAAGAAAGGTACGCTCGCTTCTACGATGCCATCAAGGCGCGCTTCCCGCAGATTCAGATAATCGCCAACTCCCCGGTACGCAGCCGTCCGATGGATGTGCTGGACGAACACTACTACTCCAGTCCGGAGTGGTTCCTCTCGCAAGCCAATCGCTACGACCGTTACGACCGCAGCGGTGCCAAGATTTTCGTAGGCGAATATGCGGTCACGCAGGGGTGCGGAACGGGTAACCTGCGCGCGGCTCTTGCCGAAGCCGCCTTCATGACGGGTATAGAGCGCAACAGTGATATCGTCATCATGGCGGCGTACGCACCCTTGTTGGTGAACGTGAATGCCCGCCAGTGGAACCCCGACCTGATTGGTTTTGACAGCTCGCGCGTGTATGGCACGCCCTCCTATTACGTGCAGAAGCTGTTCGGGAACTATCGGGGGACGCATGCGTTGCCTCTGCAGGTGCAGGCACCGGCGATGGCGATGACTGAACAGCGCGGAGCGATCGGGCTGGGTACGTGGGCGACGCAGGCGGAGTATCGTGAGGTGAAGGTGACGCACGACGGGCAGACTCTGTTTACTGCCGATTTCACGCAAGGGGCAACCGGCTGGCGCGTGGTGCGAGGCGACTGGCAGGCAGTGGAAGGCAGCTATCGCCAGAACAGCCTGGCCACCGATTGCCGTGCCGTTGCGGGCGACGCCAGCTGGACGGACTACACTCTGACCCTGCGCGCGCGCAAGCTGGGTGGTGCGGAAGGCTTTCTCATCCTCTTCCGCGTACGCGATGACAACAACTGGTACTGGTGGAACCTCGGCGGCTGGGGCAACTCCAAACACGCCGTAGAGAAGTGCGTCGGCGGCGGCAAGAGCATCGTGAGCAACGAGGTACCCGGCAGCATTGAAACCGGACGATGGTACGACATCCGCATCGAGGTGCAGGGGGCGCGCATCCGGTGCTATCTGGATGGCACATTGGTCCATGACTTCGAGGACAAATCGCTACCAGCCCTCTATGCTGTGGCGAGCCGGAACCGTCAGACCCGTGAGGTCATTCTCAAGGTGGTGAACGTTTCCGACAGGGCGGTGGAGACAGAGATCCGCCTCCAGGGCACGCGCGCTTTGCAGCCCTCGGCAAAAGTGGTAACCCTCACCAGTGATAGTCTGGACGACGAGAACTCGCTGGAGAACCCCACGCGCGTCGCGCCGGTGGAGAGCAGTTGGAGGGGGATTACTCCGCAGTTCCGATACACCTTCCCCAAACACTCGCTGACGGTGATAGTGCTGAAGGAGAGATAG